The following are encoded together in the Daucus carota subsp. sativus chromosome 5, DH1 v3.0, whole genome shotgun sequence genome:
- the LOC108224021 gene encoding probable protein phosphatase 2C 23, giving the protein MGNGVGKLTVCFTGGEIVRRRKDLAVVISDPLDDLGHSFCYVRPDPDRVSSSKVHSEETTTFRSISGASVSANTSTPLSTADLSSYNSIDRASAFESSTSFASVPLQPIPRNSVYSGPLSSSMGLSGPMERGFVSGPIERGFLSGPLELEKSSSGGQFNRSFSHGSFAFRRRSRKGSSFVRTVKKAISKTISRGQNSIVAPMKVMVSLKEHDWVNAGNEKNNELTISSVNFSSEGSLDDDDSFQSQNLQWAQGKAGEDRVQVVVSEEHGWVFVGIYDGFNGPDAPDYLLSNLYPAVHKELKGLLWDDDKFDLTSDKNSKLETGDVSSVDDTSRVVENSLSTDKSKVGCSRGIEVESYPARSGDVNFELNPRRRKGRNSKIRYRGAARKWEENQRRWRCEWDRERLDLDRRLKEEVHRNDGGVSHNEVLKALSQALKKTEDAYLGIADLMLMENPELALMGSCVLVMLMKGEDVYVMNVGDSRAVIGQKAEPDVWRQDLERINEETLYDLEGSDADISSTMPSLTACQLTIDHSTNVEEEVQRIKNEHRDDASAVTNERVKGSLKVTRAFGAGFLKQPKWNNALLEMFRIDYVGSSPYISCLPSLYHHRLGPRDRFLILSSDGLYQYFTNEEAVSEVELFLAWSPDGDPAQHLVEEVLFRAAKKAGIDFHELLEIPQGDRRRYHDDVSIIVISLEGRIWRSSV; this is encoded by the exons ATGGGTAATGGTGTTGGGAAACTCACGGTCTGTTTCACCGGCGGCGAGATTGTTCGCCGGAGAAAAGACCTCGCCGTCGTAATATCTGATCCACTAGACGATCTGGGTCACTCTTTCTGCTATGTCAGACCCGACCCGGATCGTGTTTCTTCCTCGAAAGTTCATTCTGAGGAAACGACAACTTTCCGGTCAATCTCCGGCGCCTCCGTCAGTGCGAACACTTCGACACCTCTATCTACTGCTGATCTGTCTTCTTACAATAGTATTGATCGGGCCTCGGCTTTCGAGAGCTCGACTTCTTTTGCTTCTGTTCCCTTACAGCCTATTCCCCGGAATTCTGTTTATTCCGGGCCTCTTTCCTCGAGTATGGGTCTGTCTGGACCGATGGAAAGAGGGTTCGTGTCGGGTCCGATAGAACGTGGATTTCTATCGGGCCCGCTCGAACTTGAGAAAAGCTCCTCTGGTGGTCAGTTTAACAGGAGCTTTTCTCATGGTAGTTTTGCTTTTCGTCGGAGATCACGAAAAGGATCATCGTTTGTGCGGACGGTGAAGAAGGCAATTTCGAAGACTATTTCTCGAGGGCAGAATTCGATTGTTGCTCCGATGAAAGTGATGGTTTCTTTGAAAGAACATGATTGGGTGAATGCTGGGAATGAGAAGAACAATGAGTTGACTATTAGTAGTGTGAATTTCAGCAGTGAAGGTAGTTTAGATGATGATGATTCATTTCAGAGTCAAAATTTGCAATGGGCTCAAGGGAAAGCAGGGGAAGATCGAGTTCAAGTTGTGGTTTCTGAGGAACATGGATGGGTTTTTGTTGGGATATATGATGGATTTAATGGTCCTGATGCGCCGGATTATCTTCTGTCTAATTTGTATCCTGCTGTTCATAAAGAGCTCAAGGGTTTGCTGTGGGATGATGATAAGTTCGATCTTACAAGTGATAAGAATTCTAAATTAGAAACAGGGGATGTGTCTTCTGTTGATGATACTTCTCGGGTTGTTGAAAATAGTTTATCAACGGATAAGAGTAAGGTTGGATGTTCGCGGGGAATTGAGGTTGAAAGTTATCCTGCTAGAAGCGGGGATGTGAATTTTGAGTTGAatccaagaagaagaaaggggaGGAATTCGAAAATTAGGTATAGAGGGGCTGCAAGGAAGTGGGAGGAGAATCAGAGGAGATGGAGGTGTGAATGGGATCGTGAAAGGTTAGATCTTGATCGGAGATTAAAAGAAGAGGTACATAGAAATGATGGAGGTGTTAGTCATAATGAGGTACTTAAAGCTTTATCTCAAGCTTTAAAGAAAACTGAGGACGCCTATTTAGGGATTGCAGATCTTATGCTTATGGAAAATCCAGAATTGGCTTTGATGGGTTCTTGTGTTCTTGTTATGTTGATGAAAGGCGAAGATGTTTATGTAATGAATGTTGGCGATAGTAGAGCTGTGATAGGTCAAAAGGCAGAACCGGATGTTTGGCGACAAGATTTGGAGAGGATTAATGAAGAAACATTGTATGATCTTGAGGGTTCTGATGCTGATATTTCCTCTACAATGCCAAGCCTAACTGCTTGTCAGCTCACCATTGATCATAGTACTAATGTGGAAGAG GAGGTGCAGAGAATAAAAAATGAACACCGGGATGATGCTTCTGCTGTGACAAATGAGCGTGTGAAGGGTTCTTTGAAAGTTACTCGAGCTTTTGGTGCTGGCTTTCTTAAGCAG CCCAAGTGGAACAATGCACTTCTGGAAATGTTTAGAATTGATTACGTCGGATCATCTCCATACATCAGTTGTTTACCATCCCTATACCATCACAGACTAGGCCCTCGAGACAGATTCTTGATATTATCTTCAGACGGGCTGTACCAATACTTTACGAACGAAGAGGCTGTCTCTGAAGTTGAACTTTTCCTTGCTTGGTCTCCTGACGGGGATCCTGCTCAGCATTTAGTGGAAGAAGTGCTCTTCCGTGCAGCGAAAAAAGCTG GTATTGATTTTCATGAATTGCTGGAGATACCACAAGGAGATAGGCGACGCTATCATGATGATGTTTCAATTATTGTTATTTCATTGGAAGGAAGAATATGGAGATCTAGCGTGTAA